The DNA window CCCGGCTGCACCTGGACCGGGGGATGACCGACGGCACCCGCGTGCTGTCGGAGGCCGCGGCCGCCGCCATGCTCACCCCCGCGGTCGAGCTGCCGGACCAGGACGACTGCACGCACTGGGGCCTGGGCTGGGAGCTCCACCGCAGATCCGGGCCGCACCTGTTCGGGCACGGAGGCGACCTGATCGGGCATCACGCACGGCTGCTGTGCTGCCCGTCCGCCGGGCTTGCCATGGCGGTGCTGGTCAACGGCGAAGGCGCGGACGACGTCGCCGATCCGCTGTTCCGCGCGGCACTGGCCGAGGTCGGCGCCACCCTCCCGGACCCAGTGCGGCCGCCGCAGGTGCCGGCCCCGGTCGACCTGACCGAGTTCGCCGGTGTGTACCGGACCGTCGCGGTACGCGCCACGTTCACCCCGGCCGACGGCGGGCTGACCGGTACGTTCCGGGCGCTGTCCACGGAGATGACCGACCTGCTGCCGGAATCGCGGCACGAGCAGCGAATGCACTTCGTGCCCACCGGCGGTGGCCGGTTCGTCACCGGCCTGCCGGGGCACGACCGGTGGATGTCGGCGGTGTTCTACCGGTCCAACGGCCAGCGGTACCTGCATTTCGGCCTGCGCGCGATGCGTGCCGAGTAAGGGTGTTCACGACACCTGTCCCATCCGGTCGTTTCGTACTGGATTCCTTGCCCGGCAGGGCTTTCTGGATCTGTCCAGAATGGACTTGCACCGGCTGCCCGGTGAGCGCGGACGGAATCGGCACGCGGGGCCCGGCCGGTGCCGCCGGGTGGCCCTAGCGGGATCAGACAGCGGCGTCGATGGCGATGATGCCCACTCGCCGCGCGTCGACCAGCAGCAGGAATCCGTGCCGTGCCCACCATCGGGGATGTCCACGAGATCTTCCTGAATCGCTTGCGCCCCAACGCCCGGCGACATCTCCGGTTCGAGCTGAACAGGGCGTGCCGCGCCCGCGCCGCCGATCGCGTCCACTGAGGACGCGTGCGCTCACCGTGCCGATCGCCGGTCGGCGAGCGTTCGCCGACCGCGGGATGTGCGGCCCCACGGCTTCACGACCGACAGCACGGTGGTGAACAGCAGCACCGACGTCATGCCCAGCGAGCCGGTCAGGATCGTCGGCGACAGCGCGCTGAGATCCCTGTCCGGCCGCTCGGCGGTGATGGCGATGGCCTCCTTGACCCACTGCGACTGGTAGAACGTGGCGAACAGCATCGCGAGCACCGTCACCACCAGTTTCGTGGTCACCCAGTAGTGCTTCAGCACGCCCCACCGCGTGCCCAGCGACACCACCAAGCCGGTCGCCAGGCTCACCAGCGAAAGCGGAATCATCACGTACCTGTCGCACGCGTGGACCATCTCGAACGACGCGTGCCGCGCCACCGGTTCTGCCCACCCCGCGACAGCCCCCAGCACGGTCATCGCGTACGCCGTGCCCAGCCAGCCCACCGAACCGGCCACGTGCGCGACGAGCCACACCTTGCGCGAACGCGGTTTCAGCCGCCGTTCCTCCGGCCGCGTCGCGCTCTTCCACACCATCATCGGGCAGTCCCCCGGGAATCGATCAACACGGGACCACGCTAGGGAGATCCGGCCGTCACGTCGTCCGCCTGGCGTGCGGGCCCGCTACACGATTCGCGTACGCGGCGCGTTGAGTCAGCCGGGCGTCACCACACCCCACTGGTATGCGCACACCACCAGTTGCACCCGGTCGCGGACGCCGAGCTTGCTCGTCGCGCGGCTCACGTGCGTGCGCACCGTGGCCGGGCTGATCAGCAGCCGGCTGGCGATGTCGCCGTTGCTCAGCCCGAGTCCGACCAGCCGCATGACCTCCAGTTCCCGCTCAGTGAGCCGGGCCAGCTCCGAGCGGCCGGACACCGCGCGCGGCGGCGACGAGCGCAGGAACTCCCGGATCAGGTGCCGGGTGGCGGACGGTGCGAGCAGCTCGTCGCCGGCGGCGACCGTGCGCACGGCGGCGAGCAGCTGGTCCGGCTCGCTGTCTTTGAGCACGAACCCGCCCGCGCCGGCACGCAGCGCCGCGAAGACGTGCTCGTCCAGGTCGAACGTGGTGAGGACGAGGACGCGCACCGCGTCGAGC is part of the Amycolatopsis sp. CA-230715 genome and encodes:
- a CDS encoding response regulator, which encodes MIRVVVADDQHLVRAGLRTLLPSDGDIEVVGEAGDGARAHAVARAIRPDVVVMDVRMPGSDGIEGTRLITSDPALDAVRVLVLTTFDLDEHVFAALRAGAGGFVLKDSEPDQLLAAVRTVAAGDELLAPSATRHLIREFLRSSPPRAVSGRSELARLTERELEVMRLVGLGLSNGDIASRLLISPATVRTHVSRATSKLGVRDRVQLVVCAYQWGVVTPG